A portion of the Pithys albifrons albifrons isolate INPA30051 chromosome 1, PitAlb_v1, whole genome shotgun sequence genome contains these proteins:
- the LCA5L gene encoding LOW QUALITY PROTEIN: lebercilin-like protein (The sequence of the model RefSeq protein was modified relative to this genomic sequence to represent the inferred CDS: inserted 2 bases in 1 codon; deleted 1 base in 1 codon; substituted 2 bases at 2 genomic stop codons) — MEMVVEFHVQHKEDTRESSPTDVSKGSGTVRGSEPLEPTGTEEKKTQKNGKKKMEIRKKGQYLFSQGDKKDIFFLSNFQDILARCCEEVRDXRNRLRVSQESERKTSQEVRKVEAELLKAEDALQTLLVLSDDKGLAERELYHRMSVLTQKLEKTLEMQLKLNNSIYREKKKILEAGKVTKNLTMEINSVQQIIKMKSIGTFIXKNIYANRMAKALKDRSDLVPQEQSLSATRAVQVDKESFRALLLSQHQDTEKSPVRLIKEKKEEEAAANGANSDAQGRAANQPAKKMLLPETSNRARKRDKLLKKELMNLMKTEESPQSDGVKDNNQEGDAVEEFEGEEKAEEQQTTSEKGGSEGEAPNKTPTGLKTKYTLXEAIGNLHQGLPAAGTKPRAGSQSQAGQGCSATAASREENSFGLYDHPLGRTPSPGRRREPLEQKDVLTWWCLLKGRNSS; from the exons ATGGAGATGGTTGTGGAATTTCATGTGCAG CACAAAGAAGACACAAGAGAATCTTCTCCCACTGATGTTTCCAAAGGCTCTGGAACAGTCAGGGGCAGTGAACCTTTAGAACCAACAGGAactgaagagaagaaaacacagaaaaatggcaaaaagaaaatg gagataagaaaaaaaggcCAGTATCTCTTTTCCCAAGGTGataaaaaggatattttttttctg AGTAACTTCCAGGATATTTTAGCCAGATGTTGTGAGGAGGTGAGAGATTGAAGGAATCGCTTGAGGGTGTCTCAGGAATCTGAGAGAAAGACATCCCAGGAGGTCAGAAAAGTTGAAGCAGAGCTGCTAAAAGCTGAAGATGCTTTGCAGACCTTGCTTGTGCTTTCAGACGACAAAGGTCTTGCAGAGAGAGAACTTTATCACAGAATGTCAGTCCTTAcacaaaaactggaaaaa ACTCTTGAAATGCAGCTGAAGCTCAACAACAGCATCtacagggagaagaaaaagattttagaAGCTGGAAAAGTCACAAAGAACTTGACAATGGAAATTAACTCTGTGCAGCAAATAATTAAGAT gAAGTCAATTGGCAcctttatataaaaaaatatctATGCAAATAGGATGGCTAAAGCTCTGAAGGACAGGAGTGATTTGGTACCTCAGGAACAGA GTCTGAGTGCAACCAGAGCAGTGCAAGTAGATAAAGAGAGTTTTAGagcactgctgctgtcacagcaccaGGACACAGAAAAAAGCCCAGTCCGGCTCATAAAG gagaaaaaggaggaagaagctgCAGCAAATGGAGCGAACTCAGATGCTCAGGGTAGAGCAGCAAATCAACCAGCCAAGAAAATGCTGCTGCCAGAAACTTCTAACAGAGCAC GCAAAAGAGACAAATTGCTTAAAAAGGAGCTGATGAACCTCATGAAAACTGAAGAGAGTCCTCAAAGTGATGGTGTAAAAGACAACAATCAAGAGGGAGATGCAGTGGAAGAAtttgaaggagaagaaaaggcagaagaacaACAAACTACCAGTGAGAAGGGTGGGAGTGAAGGTGAAGCTCCAAACAAAACACCCACTGggttgaaaacaaaatacacact GGAAGCCATTGGGAATTTGCATCAGGGGCTTCCAGCAGCAGGTACAAAACCCAGAGCAGgcagccagagccaggcagggcagggctgcagtgcaACAGCTGCATCCAGAGAGGAAAATTCCTTTGGGCTCTATGACCATCCTTTGGGAAGGACACCAagcccaggcaggaggagggagccaCTGGAGCAGAAGGATGTGCTCACGTGGTGGTGTTTGctgaaaggaagaaacagcTCATGA